In Stieleria varia, one genomic interval encodes:
- a CDS encoding DUF1573 domain-containing protein, which translates to MTLLLKFIALRTFDFGSYNTGASDEQASSCLLVFSCFAAIVGLSRNHVLGDEAIHKSEIVLSSEAVEKLPVYGRIMSNGEQSRHRLELGTAFLGSVFQGRVVVINSGEHGIRIERIKSSCGCTIAQSSEREISPEGSQSVLIQVSRKGLGAFAESVDVIISGRQHTIELKGRIQAPVWPQSELVIGEDGEGEVTLEIRDGTIALDSISFEPDSDQFKILEKRVLDDEVWLKIARNDSGQFYEAIHLQPRVEGDRKFEPVSIRVKYEGVIRAVPKTLYIAAARDLRFFLFGDVSSIIPKENSRIDVFIELKLKEGGTASKTVEAKMTVLKQGVSLSFSSDLSDWIRDASLSTDVEAKISCGEIGFTARFRFLDS; encoded by the coding sequence TTGACTCTCTTGTTGAAATTCATAGCGTTAAGGACGTTCGACTTTGGTTCGTACAACACTGGGGCTTCTGATGAACAGGCATCTTCTTGTCTTCTTGTCTTCTCGTGCTTCGCTGCGATCGTTGGTCTCTCTCGAAATCACGTGCTCGGTGATGAGGCAATTCATAAAAGTGAGATTGTTCTCTCCAGCGAGGCTGTTGAGAAGCTTCCTGTCTACGGCCGGATAATGTCCAACGGTGAGCAGTCCAGGCATCGGCTAGAGCTTGGTACTGCCTTTCTTGGGTCGGTTTTCCAGGGGCGTGTTGTTGTCATCAATAGTGGGGAGCACGGTATCCGTATTGAACGGATAAAAAGCTCCTGCGGGTGTACGATTGCTCAATCAAGTGAGAGAGAGATTTCGCCGGAGGGAAGTCAAAGCGTTCTTATTCAAGTGTCAAGAAAGGGGCTGGGGGCGTTTGCGGAATCAGTTGATGTAATTATCTCTGGGCGCCAGCATACTATCGAATTGAAAGGGCGAATCCAGGCTCCTGTATGGCCCCAGAGTGAGTTGGTGATTGGTGAGGACGGAGAAGGAGAGGTTACGTTGGAGATCCGTGATGGGACTATCGCTCTAGATTCGATTAGCTTCGAACCTGATAGTGACCAATTTAAGATCCTTGAGAAGAGGGTTCTTGATGACGAAGTGTGGCTGAAGATTGCACGAAATGACAGCGGCCAGTTTTACGAAGCCATTCATTTGCAGCCCCGGGTTGAAGGCGATCGGAAGTTTGAGCCAGTCTCAATCCGCGTCAAATATGAGGGCGTCATTCGGGCAGTGCCAAAAACTTTGTACATTGCAGCAGCAAGAGATTTGCGATTTTTTTTGTTTGGCGACGTATCGTCAATTATTCCAAAAGAGAATTCAAGAATAGATGTATTTATAGAGCTGAAGTTGAAAGAGGGAGGGACGGCAAGCAAGACGGTTGAAGCGAAGATGACAGTCTTAAAGCAAGGTGTCTCGCTATCATTTAGCAGTGATTTGTCCGATTGGATTCGTGATGCAAGCTTGTCCACGGATGTGGAAGCAAAGATCTCGTGTGGCGAGATTGGGTTTACGGCTCGATTCCGGTTTCTTGATTCCTAA
- a CDS encoding sulfatase-like hydrolase/transferase, with amino-acid sequence MHRNDRTARLNLYSLDLPKRLTAFAFLSLTVSCVSLLASRSAKAESTSRPNVVMLLADDLGYQDVGCYDGPVLTPTIDSLATDGTRFSDFYSGCAVCSPSRATLLTGRHHIRAGVYSWINDASQQSHLLLREVTLAEILHDAGYSTAHIGKWHLGLPTDDRDKPTPSDHGFDHWFATFNNASPSHHNPDNFIRNGEPVGKLEGYSCQIVADEATRWLDSKRDPGKPFFLNVWFHEPHAPIAAPKDLVTRYGKPNDKAAVYSGTIDNTDTAIARLLDKLKAMQCLENTLIIYASDNGSYRDDRTGGLRGRKGMNWDGGIRVPGIFHWPGKISAGVVARQPAGLVDVLPTVCGLLGLPKPAGVHLDGSDLSPILTGNADGFTRHQPLFWHLQKSRPIVAMRDGDYSLVADPDYELSTSNMFDETWIPAIKNGSYTHFQLFNLADDPAQTTDIAEQHPEIVARMREKLLSINASVMADGPDWHLQSN; translated from the coding sequence ATGCACCGAAATGATAGAACGGCTCGCCTCAACCTCTACTCGCTCGATTTGCCGAAACGCCTGACCGCATTTGCGTTTTTGTCGCTGACTGTGTCCTGTGTGTCTTTGCTGGCGAGCCGCTCAGCCAAGGCCGAGTCAACGTCTCGCCCCAATGTCGTGATGTTGCTGGCCGATGACCTCGGTTATCAAGACGTCGGTTGCTACGACGGGCCGGTGCTGACACCGACCATCGATTCTTTGGCTACAGACGGCACACGCTTTTCAGATTTTTATTCCGGATGCGCGGTGTGCTCGCCGTCGCGTGCCACGTTGCTGACCGGCCGTCATCACATCCGTGCCGGCGTTTACAGTTGGATCAACGACGCGTCACAGCAATCTCATTTGCTGCTCCGCGAAGTCACTCTCGCTGAGATCCTGCACGACGCGGGCTACTCGACCGCGCACATCGGCAAGTGGCACCTTGGGCTGCCCACCGATGATCGTGACAAGCCGACACCGAGCGACCATGGATTTGATCACTGGTTTGCAACCTTCAACAACGCCAGCCCCAGTCACCACAACCCGGACAACTTCATCCGTAACGGTGAGCCGGTGGGAAAATTAGAAGGTTACTCCTGTCAGATCGTTGCCGACGAAGCCACACGTTGGTTGGACTCGAAACGAGACCCTGGTAAACCGTTTTTCTTGAACGTCTGGTTTCATGAACCGCACGCACCGATCGCCGCACCGAAGGATTTGGTCACGCGATACGGCAAGCCCAATGACAAGGCCGCCGTCTACTCCGGAACGATCGACAACACCGACACGGCGATTGCTCGTTTACTCGACAAGCTCAAGGCGATGCAGTGCCTGGAGAACACGCTGATCATCTACGCCTCGGACAACGGCAGCTACCGTGATGACAGAACCGGTGGCTTGCGAGGCCGCAAGGGAATGAACTGGGATGGTGGCATCCGTGTGCCGGGAATCTTTCACTGGCCCGGCAAGATCTCAGCCGGAGTGGTTGCCCGTCAGCCCGCCGGTTTGGTCGACGTGCTGCCCACGGTTTGTGGCTTGCTGGGACTGCCCAAGCCCGCCGGCGTGCACCTCGACGGCAGTGACCTGTCGCCGATCTTGACCGGCAACGCGGATGGGTTCACCCGTCATCAGCCACTTTTCTGGCATTTGCAAAAATCTCGACCGATCGTCGCCATGCGAGACGGGGACTACTCCCTGGTCGCCGATCCCGACTACGAGCTATCGACCAGTAATATGTTCGACGAAACCTGGATTCCAGCCATCAAAAACGGCAGCTATACCCACTTTCAGCTGTTCAATCTCGCGGACGACCCGGCTCAGACCACCGACATCGCCGAGCAACACCCCGAAATCGTTGCCCGAATGCGTGAAAAACTGCTGTCGATCAACGCCAGCGTGATGGCCGATGGACCGGATTGGCACCTGCAATCGAATTGA
- a CDS encoding thioredoxin family protein: MSNQSGFMTAFAVLVIAAAGIAIWNRSHTPSLPASAESLVEYSADADAPTQPNLRLIKFGATWCPPCRALDSELEQLNLTHSDMVSVIKVDVDEHPELAEEYNVNGIPRLLLVQGNQIIGDQIGYYTHDELTRWIRETAAANPVKSE, translated from the coding sequence ATGTCCAATCAATCCGGGTTCATGACCGCATTTGCCGTGCTCGTCATCGCAGCGGCGGGCATCGCCATTTGGAATCGATCACACACACCGTCGTTGCCGGCATCGGCCGAGTCGCTGGTGGAGTACTCTGCGGACGCGGACGCACCCACACAGCCCAACCTGCGGCTGATCAAATTCGGTGCAACTTGGTGCCCGCCGTGCCGAGCGTTGGACTCCGAATTGGAACAACTGAATTTGACTCACAGTGACATGGTGTCCGTGATCAAAGTCGACGTGGATGAGCACCCGGAATTGGCAGAGGAGTACAACGTCAACGGCATTCCGCGGCTCCTGCTGGTCCAAGGAAACCAAATCATCGGCGACCAAATCGGCTACTACACACACGACGAACTCACAAGGTGGATTCGCGAAACGGCAGCGGCGAATCCCGTAAAAAGCGAGTAG